The Dioscorea cayenensis subsp. rotundata cultivar TDr96_F1 unplaced genomic scaffold, TDr96_F1_v2_PseudoChromosome.rev07_lg8_w22 25.fasta BLBR01002087.1, whole genome shotgun sequence genome segment AGCTGAGGTTCTCTCTTCTCTGTAGCAATGGCGTGGAGAAAAGCTGAGGtcttctctttcatcttcttggCTCTTTACTTCCTCTGTGCTGCCTCTAATGAGGTCTTCTTTGAGGAgcattttgatggtaagatttcAGGGTTTGATGAATGTTTGGATTTGATGGGTTCTTTTTAAATAGATGGGAAAATGTAGTTTTTGGTGGTTTTATTATCAAAGAGAGATACCAAAGAAACAAGCTTTTTAAGTTTCTTTGTTActgatttttccttctttttttttctgtttttttctgATCATTTGTTGTATGTGTATCTATGTATTTCagttatttttttccattttaaaagttataattgatttgcTTTCTTAGAATTTATCATGATATTCATGTACTAATATTCAAAAAATGGTGTAGTTGAGGTTTGTTTACAACCTTTACTTTGAAGAGAAAGAGATTTTAGAAGTTGTTCTTATAGATGATTGTAATTGGAAACAGATTCAATTCCTTTTGGAAAAGAATGTGAATACTaattgttttcatccttctatCATCTGATCTTGCCTGCATTTTgcaatttcattaaaaaaaatcactttttttttttttgtgatagtGTATTCGGATTGTCTACTTTCCTGTTTGTTTATTAGTTGTTTGAGTTTGAGATAGATTACAAGCTTCTAGTTGTAACTAAAGGCTTAGTGTCAATTTGATGTCTTAGTATATTCTCAACATATGTATCTTTGAGGATTGGAGATGTTGCATTAATGTTTTACTCTCTCTTTTGGTGAATTGTGTGCTTTTTAGATGGATGGGAGGATCGGTGGGTAGTATCGGATTGGAGGAAGCAAGACTACATGGCCGGGGAATGGAATCATACTTCCGGTAAATGGAGTGGAGATTACGAGGACAAAGGTACATTTGtcgaatattttttaattatctcctACATCATTTAAATTAGTGACTTTTGATCTTCGACTTGAACCAACATGTCCTTGAtgttttgattatgattttCCACTTCAGGTATCCAAACTACTGAGGATTATCGGTTCTATGCTATTTCGGCAGAGTTTCCAGAGTTTAGTAATAAGGACAAGACATTAGTTTTTCAGTTCTCAATTAAACATGAGCAAAAAATTAATTGTGGTGGTGGCTATATGAAGCTTatcagtggagaaatcgatcagaaTAACTTTAACAGTGAAAACCCCTACAGGTAGTATCAAATGCTTGATCTCTTTGGTATGACCGCAACATGGTTTAATCCATGAAACACTTTTCAAATGCAGTATCATGTTTGGACCTGATATCTGTGGACGAGACACCAAGAAGATCGTTCAAGCAATTCTTTCTTACAATGGAACAAatcactcattcaaaaggaaAGTTTCATGTGAGATAGATCAGCTAACACATGTTTATACTTTTATCATCAACCCCGACTCCACATATAGTATACTCATTGATAATCGAGGAGAAGGCAACAGGAAGCCTCTATACTGACTGGGATCTTCTCCCCccgaaaaaaattaaagacccTGAAGCCAAGAAGGTAGGAATTGTGTATACTTTTATGACTACTAAATCAATTCCTTTCTGAAGTTTTCATTTTGATTGGTTTAAAAGTACCATGCTCTTCTGTTAAATGATGTCTTGATTGCTGCTCATCCACAGCCAGATGATTGGGATGAAAAGGTGTACATTTCTGATCCCGAACATAAGAAACCAAAGGTGAAATGTCACTCAAGACATCCATGTTAAACTTACAAACACTGTCAATTCATACTGATGTAGCTCAATAAACTATTTTTCTGTTGTTGTTGAAGGGATACGATGACATTCCGAAGGTCATACCTGATCCAAATGCTAAAATGGTAATTCAATTTCATATACTGCCTTGTATCAGTTACTGTAAATAATGCCAATTCTAcaacaatttacaatttttcacatCCTTGtgatgttttatatataattggtGTAGCCTGAGGATTGGGATGTCGAGAAAAGAGGCGAATGGAGGGCTCCAAGGATTCCAAATCCTGAATACAAGGGACCCTGGAAGCAAAAGGTagtaaatattgaaaataataaattgtttcTGTGATGAATTATGCTTTCGCAAACTCTTGATACTCTCTGGTATCCAATGACAGAAAATTAAGAACCCAAATTATAAGGGTAAATGGAGGGCTCCTGAGATCGATAATCCAGGTCCTTTTTTACGTcttataatttcatttattagtCCCATCTCTTTTCCCATAAATTCACATTGCTTCATAGTATTTAAGCAAATGCTGTAATGCAGAATACAAAGATGATCCTGATGTTTATGTCTATCCCAACTTGAGATATGTCGGCATTGAGTTGTGGCAGGTGAGCATTGTTATCTGGAATTTATGTATCACTATCCAACTAAATTTGTACTAAGATTGAAATGCATGTGCCAGGTGAAATCCGGAACTTTGTTTGATAACATTATAATATGTGACGATCCTGAATACGCGAAAAAACTTGCCGAAGATACATGGGGAAAGAATAAGGATGTATGTACTTCTCAAACATctgcaaaaataattaaactagaagaaaaacaagagaatTAATTCATTGTGTCATTTTGATTGCAGATCGAGAGAGCTGaatttgaaaaatacgagaaaaAGAAACAGGAGGAGGTATAATGACAATGAAAACTTCTTTCACCATTGAAACTTTCTGATTACATGGACTAACTTCTCTTATCATTATCTCTTGATATCTGATTAGATACACAAAAATTTCTgaagaaaagaattatatgaCTCTGTATACCTTTTATTTAATACATCAAATACTAAATTCTCTGTGCTTTTTGTGTTTGTCTTAAAAGGAAACTAGAGTGGAGGAAGAAAGAAATGTAAACTTCTTGGTCTTAAACTATATGTTCTTGCAAGTTTATCTTCATCATTGATTAATGCCTATAATTTtcaatgtttctgttttattaggatgatgaagatgatgatgaagatggtgatgaagacTCTGATGCTGATCAGGAGGCAACTCATGTATGGCTATTTCTTCTACTTCCATTGAAAACCATTAGACATGAATATTTAtgctaattatttttgttttccttgataATGTTTCAGGATGAACTTTGAAGTGAGTTTGATTAAGACAATGGATGATTAAGACAATGGATGGTCGGTCATTCAACAAGCTCTtggtttcatttttgtttttccttgttgacaaaaaattggaaaatgaatAAGGATGATGTCTTGTTGTTGacattaaaatgaataaattcattttctcAGTTTTCTTTAGAACtgtccttttatttatttatttattatgaatgtGGACAAGATAATAAGTTAATATCTCAACTCATATGTGTTCAGATTTTGCGTGAACTGAGATTTAAACATGTTTCTTCTGCCAGGACATTGgtattctatttaaaaattcaatgcCAATAAATCAAGAGGTCGTTGGTGTATTTTATGATGTAGTTACATAACCAGAGtttgaagaaaatgattttttaaatatgtaaataagaTATTTGCAAAAGTTCACCACTGTTTTGGACAACATGATAGAATTTTCTTACCAAATgcaatgctttttttttcttctttctaataagtaattttttttttaaaaataatgtgaaCAAGCTGCAAgccttatatttatatttatttaagataATGAGTTATTTGCTTGAAATTCtcagatataaatatattgatttataatttaCTCACAAGTGTCATGAACTCTAAACTAATACTGAACGAGGTATTAAGAGTTTTATTAAAGTTGATATCTTCTTGAGTGTTTTTCcaactatattttaaataaaacttatatcaattaaattatatttttttatatacattttttaaaataacctTTTACCAACCATCAAGTTGGTGCACagatattatttgtatttttttaatataaaaccatcCTTCTAGCttctttgttttaataattccaaaatatatatattgttgggcatatgagtaaaaaaaatgatgtattGTCTTATATCAATGGcaattaaatacatataaactaatgttttatttcttgttttaacTTCCAACACAAATCAAACTAATGGcaattaaatacatataaactaatgataaaagaaattatttttttataaaaattataaacataaaaaaattttattagaaaaaaattgtcTAATATTAGATAGAGTTTCagt includes the following:
- the LOC120257413 gene encoding LOW QUALITY PROTEIN: calreticulin-like (The sequence of the model RefSeq protein was modified relative to this genomic sequence to represent the inferred CDS: deleted 1 base in 1 codon), whose product is MAWRKAEVFSFIFLALYFLCAASNEVFFEEHFDDGWEDRWVVSDWRKQDYMAGEWNHTSGKWSGDYEDKGIQTTEDYRFYAISAEFPEFSNKDKTLVFQFSIKHEQKINCGGGYMKLISGEIDQNNFNSENPYSIMFGPDICGRDTKKIVQAILSYNGTNHSFKRKVSCEIDQLTHVYTFIINPDSTYSILIDNEEKATGSLYTDWDLLPPKKIKDPEAKKPDDWDEKVYISDPEHKKPKGYDDIPKVIPDPNAKMPEDWDVEKRGEWRAPRIPNPEYKGPWKQKKIKNPNYKGKWRAPEIDNPEYKDDPDVYVYPNLRYVGIELWQVKSGTLFDNIIICDDPEYAKKLAEDTWGKNKDIERAEFEKYEKKKQEEETRVEEERNDDEDDDEDGDEDSDADQEATHDEL